One Tubulanus polymorphus chromosome 5, tnTubPoly1.2, whole genome shotgun sequence DNA segment encodes these proteins:
- the LOC141906547 gene encoding pericentriolar material 1 protein-like isoform X6: MASSGRLPKSEPRKKGSSFRSNFSDGLDERPSYIEGASQQSTVVGRPNNWDFSDWRPSLGYNSGKRIKKENPDKERDKKEKSLITQDSPPSHIRHHTPSTFPRTRITVDTPVAERMALENLKQQLNFSDGDELSVDSGERNNERNVPSRRVRSLNYEHQDTSADPVENHDNRNNNQRPDSNHIVGRLMQIRDYIKQATAMMESLERSGDTAYQSKVEKLHQVIEQLRTQESSYMDLLLRFSSSHEEASGATAEEEDEDDDDDDDDDEDNEDDDTTSVDIDVQSQASEATTDMPFNANSRPRIEDKLGLFIGLEEATGGGRSRRAAKEDSNAYEQNGATNGETYDIDELERTNAKLQLMQDQQEMIKDLLTGGAKNAMEKKNEELDQLKEQRDLLKKMLEQQKMMRDLQTRQVSLLQQQKDAEETLVKGKHMEEAAATGGSMPDFKPPAMLIEKMKAEMPIPPELADLRQRLDYLKNMFQPRVEMEENKKKMAIAAAAEHGDSLLNNLSESNDIDNNDSMSQISEMSENTKHERLRQKLEDLQEKKKKMDELLSDLGELRQKRFQEISGSEERDSSQDDSITSSLVHMNASQMASDMAEKTVTDANEVLEILDAKAKLKKLHDVHERLDQLKGMMQYYQSNTEFIHGDGDGGAAALPSIEATNDEDLLRRLRSIRDAIEEQEVSNDTGAAAAAAVNEDEDDDNNESDSQMGSLGPWKDDPDIKLKVEKLHSAQERLKRLQDMMAKVQQLPNANENELLDMMSSLELVNKGNSEDRTLETSYTMSEGEIVPGSADEFYQATMQQQKEELNTLLKERERLMSLQGQLENIYDNFSKLEDEEGDSILELAPAQPVAAPATGKTTQVRMGHRDSVTFQETPEVISNEELYDRMRCQRILREELRDQKKELDAILKKDISKKRNQDNQTDDISDNFRMSQYSGEVTTMATWGGSTTENIEENDETNAAKKKKKDDDDDDDDTSSSSSSDTEKDDDDDDDAYPSDGVVQVEEEEEEAGQEGQSDHDTYTIDDNQAKRRAINMPMISASNSKKKVASSHKFKSPKQSPNSQAAANGHTGYNAWAPGNGIYVKGWPKFSKKGRKGRLRQENYRSPEEIINEEGNPVIAALKQQLNETNAVCEKLMADQQNLNQLLGQANITSQPGFNMTAGSPYRPYPDVMAQYTNQLTQQQLMFTLAQCQRQLYTQQLEMGQLQQQIQTLSSPNSQHVEQDFRFQPFLAATSPACSPMFPASMFGTLTPHGNLPPTARANFSSVGQQTEGGSGGRKKPSPKRRDQTTTTDDKRSPSAGRHTQTERDYFNTVRSKGRPSLDGEFRSVPVVTRTIEDIMNEDDIPKLNLEEILNSGKKLLRKSSADMDGEEAVTGKEYKSTRKIAGACLSSKKKTPPKRSDTNTTDYARPGLSSNISGTAFLETMSQSSALSSIPPREGGVGEESDNPNNVSLFDALRKTIYSEVATLISQNEQRPHFLIELFRELQLLNNDYLRQRVLYSVQDLISKFLTESDSVDGSAQAPPPRWLNQTKDSEQTPSESLLTSEDEDVVRTADRPNLKDLRSGSLRNEFYDYTEKVESISTMSTPTSTSAWDNPFAQETLGNTVIHLDKAMQRMREFERQLERETSKDPDGASPKMSKPDKLNTSDGQPAHDGNSESSISEISYPRIDTQQLDSEIKAIMTEVIPVLKQHQDDLCEASLLSYIRQLVLYSIKEDDQMEFSRFFRKQLNKALMDILHRFEGRRLRECSEDILVDMSEILFNELAFFRLMQTMDDPTIKSIPGIPSWKPESETTTEASAAEGQDDPKPAADGSDDKDRDDVDEEGTSDAVDEDDDIGAVISVTQSDEEDLGKARDDDMARTIDITEKDGESERTSPVKIELAVSETIPYTRIGSDEDDEDDDDDESAASAGDPAETAVSRAAQEERQAADEKEEKDTDYEKDIDEQEERENAGLNGDEITVDDLPPMLFNNNKQSEIQKQMEAQEQETDSTVAVISIIDDMIPAGEAELIGDGNAAPEPPGHYFFGTKL, translated from the exons ATGGCCAGCAGTGGACGACTTCCAAAGAGTGAGCCTCGTAAAAAAGGGTCGTCTTTTCGCTCAAATTTTAGCGATGGATTGGATGAACGACCTTCATACATAGAAGGTGCCTCACAACAATCGACAGTAGTAGGACGACCTAACAACTGG GATTTTTCTGATTGGAGACCGAGTCTCGGCTACAACAGCGGCAAACGCATCAAAAAGGAAAATCCCGATAAAGAACGcgataaaaaagagaaatcgTTGATTACACAAGATTCGCCGCCGAGTCACATACGACATCACACGCCGTCGACGTTCCCTCGTACCCGCATAACGGTCGATACGCCGGTCGCCGAGAGAATGGCGCTGGAAAACCTGAAACAACAGCTGAATTTCAGCGACGGCGATGag TTGAGTGTTGATAGCGGTGAACGCAATAATGAACGTAACGTACCGAGTCGTCGGGTGCGTTCATTGAACTATGAACACCAGGATACGTCTGCGGATCCAGTTGAGAATCACGACAACAGAAACAATAATCAGCGC CCCGATAGTAACCACATCGTCGGTCGTCTGATGCAAATTCGTGATTACATAAAGCAAGCTACAGCGATGATGGAATCGTTAGAACGGAGCGGCGACACT GCATATCAGAGTAAAGTGGAAAAGctgcatcaagtaattgaaCAGTTGCGCACACAAGAAAGCAGTTACATGGACTTGCTTCTTAGATTTTCG TCGTCGCATGAAGAAGCATCCGGAGCCACTGCTGAAGAGGAGGATGAggatgatgacgacgacgacgatgatgacgaAGACAATGAAGATGATGACACAACGTCGGTAGATATCGACGTTCAGTCTCAGGCTTCGGAAGCCACGACC GACATGCCATTCAATGCTAATAGTCGGCCTCGGATCGAGGACAAGTTAGGCTTGTTCATAGGACTGGAAGAAGCGACGGGCGGTGGTCGGTCTCGTAGGGCGGCTAAAGAG GATTCAAATGCTTACGAACAAAACGGGGCGACGAACGGCGAAACGTATGATATAGATGAACTGGAAAGGACGAACGCTAAACTGCAATTGATGCAAGATCAACAGGAAATGATAAAAGATCTTCTGACAGGAGGAGCGAAG AATGCGATGGAAAAGAAGAATGAAGAGCTCGACCAGCTCAAAGAACAAAGGGATCTTCTCAAGAAGATGCTCGAGCAACAGAAAATG ATGAGGGATTTGCAAACTCGTCAAGTGTCGCTCTTACAGCAGCAGAAAGACGCCGAAGAAACATTGGTGAAAGGAAAACATATGGAAGAAG CCGCCGCTACTGGTGGTTCGATGCCAGACTTCAAACCGCCTGCCATGCTAATTGAAAAGATGAAAGCCGAAATGCCGATTCCACCTGAACTGGCCGACCTTCGTCAACGTCTCGACTATTTGAAGAATATGTTTCAACCACGAGTCgaaatggaagaaaataaaaag AAGATGGCcatcgccgccgccgctgaaCACGGCGACTCGTTGCTCAACAATCTCTCGGAAAGTAACGACATTGACAATAACGACTCGATGTCGCAAATATCGGAAATGTCGGAAAACACGAAGCACGAGCGTCTGCGACAGAAACTGGAAGATTTACaggagaaaaagaagaaaatggacgaattgctctcggacctCGGCGAATTACGACAAAAACGATTTCAAGAAATCAGCGGCA GTGAAGAACGCGATTCTAGTCAAGATGACAGTATCACATCGTCGCTGGTTCATATGAATGCATCGCAGATGGCGTCAGACATGGCCGAAAAAACTGTCACCGACGCGAATGAAGTTCTCGAAATTCTCGACGCCAAAGCTAAATTGAA GAAACTGCATGACGTCCATGAACGGCTCGATCAGTTGAAAGGCATGATGCAGTATTATCAGTCTAATACCGAGTTCATCCACGGCGATGGTGATGGAGGAGCGGCTGCCTTACCGTCTATCGAGGCTACTAATGACGAAGATTTATTGCGTCGTTTGAG GTCAATAAGAGATGCAATTGAAGAACAGGAAGTGAGTAATGATACTGgtgcggctgctgctgctgcagtcAATgaggatgaagatgatgataacAACGAAAGCGATTCTCAGATGGGTAGTCTTGGACCGTGGAAGGATGACCCTGATATCAAATTGAAAGTTGA GAAACTGCATTCTGCCCAGGAGCGTCTAAAACGTCTGCAGGACATGATGGCTAAAGTGCAGCAGTTGCCGAACGCCAAcgaaaacgaacttttagataTGATGTCTTCGTTAGAGTTGGTGAATAAAGGCAACTCTGAAGATCGTACGCTGGAAACCAGTTACACAATGAGCGAGGGCGAGATTGTGCCAGGTTCGGC AGATGAATTTTATCAAGCAACAATGCAACAGCAGAAAGAAGAATTGAATACACTTTTGAAGGAAAGAGAACGACTGATGAGTCTTCAAGGTCAATTAGAGAATATATACGATAACTTCAGCAAG ctCGAAGATGAAGAAGGTGATAGCATATTGGAATTGGCACCGGCGCAGCCAGTCGCCGCTCCGGCCACGGGCAAAACTACGCAAGTACGAATGGGCCATCGAGACTCGGTCACTTTCCAAGAGACACCCGAAGTCATTTCGAATGAAGAGCTCTACGACAGGATGAGATGTCAGAGAATCCTTCGCGAAGAACTGCGCGATCAGAAAAAAGAACTAGACGCCATTCTGAAGAAGGATATATCGAAAAAGCGTAACCAAGATAACCAAACTGATGACATATCGGACAACTTCAG GATGAGCCAGTACAGCGGTGAAGTGACTACGATGGCGACTTGGGGCGGTTCAACAACTGAAAACATCGAAGAAAACGACGAAACCAATGCGGctaagaagaaaaagaaggatgacgatgatgacgacgatgataccagcagtagcagcagtagCGATACTGAGaaggatgatgatgacgatgacgatg CCTATCCGAGCGACGGCGTTGTACAGGTCGAGGAGGAAGAGGAAGAAGCCGGACAAGAAGGTCAATCCGATCACGATACTTACACGATCGACGATAATCAGGCTAAACGTCGCGCGATTAATATGCCCATGATTAGCGCTAGTAATAGCAAGAAAAAAGTTGCCTCGTCGCACAAATTCAAATCACCAAAACAATCACCGAACTCACAAG CAGCTGCCAACGGTCACACCGGATACAATGCTTGGGCACCGGGAAATGGAATCTATGTTAAAGGTTGGCCAAAATTCAGCAAGAAAGGACGAAAGGGAAGATTGCGTCAAGAG AATTACCGTTCGCCGGAAGAGATCATCAATGAAGAAGGAAACCCAGTGATCGCAGCCCTGAAACAGCAGCTCAACGAAACAAACGCTGTTTGCGAAAAATTGATGGCCGATCAACAGAACTTGAACCAGTTGTTAGGACAAGCAAATATCACATCGCAACCAG GATTCAATATGACTGCAGGCAGTCCATACCGTCCGTATCCTGATGTCATGGCCCAGTACACGAATCAGCTAACGCAACAGCAGTTGATGTTCACACTGGCGCAGTGTCAGCGACAGCTTTACACTCAACAGTTGGAAATGGGTCAGTTACAACAACAGATTCAGACGTTATCTTCCCCGAACAGTCAACACGTCGAACAAGACTTCCGATTTCAACCGTTCCTGGCCGCGACGAGCCCGGCGTGTTCGCCGATGTTCCCGGCGTCGATGTTCGGCACGTTGACTCCGCACGGTAACCTGCCGCCAACGGCGAGAGCAAACTTCTCGTCGGTCGGTCAGCAAACGGAGGGCGGCAGCGGCGGGCGCAAAAAACCGAGTCCGAAACGCCGCGATCAGACGACGACAACCGACGACAAACGATCGCCGTCTGCCGGGCGCCACACGCAGACCGAGCGCGACTATTTCAACACCGTTCGCTCTAAAGGTCGACCGTCATTGGACGGAGAATTTCGAAGCGTTCCGGTTGTCACGCGAACGATCGAAGATATCATGAACGAAGACGACATTCCGAAGTTAAACCTAGAAGAAATTCTGAATTCTGGTAAAAA GCTGCTTCGAAAATCATCTGCCGACATGGATGGCGAAGAAGCCGTCACCGGCAAAGAGTACAAATCGACGAGGAAAATCGCCGGAGCCTGTTTGTCGAGTAAAAAGAAAACGCCTCCGAAACGAAGCGACACGAATACGACAGACTACGCGCGTCCGGGATTGAGTTCAAACATCAGCGGTACAGCATTCCTAGAAACAATGAGTCAATCGAGTGCACTGTCGAGTATTCCTCCTCGGGAAGGTGGTGTCGG AGAAGAGTCTGATAACCCGAACAATGTATCGTTGTTCGACGCATTACGCAAGACGATTTACTCGGAGGTGGCGACGTTGATCTCGCAGAACGAGCAGAGGCCGCATTTCCTGATCGAACTGTTCCGCGAATTGCAGCTGTTGAACAACGATTACCTGCGACAGCGGGTTCTCTACTCGGTTCAGGATCTGATATCGAAATTTCTGACGGAAAGCGACAGCGTTGATGGTTCGGCACAAGCG CCTCCCCCACGATGGTTGAATCAAACCAAAGACTCCGAACAAACTCCTAGTGAAAGTTTGTTGACATCTGAAGATGAAGATGTTGTCAGG ACTGCCGATCGGCCAAATTTGAAAGACTTGCGTTCTGGTTCACTTCGCAATGAATTCTATGATTACACTGAGAAAGTGGAAAGTATAAGCACAATGTCCACCCCGACGTCGACTAGTGCTTGGGATAATCCTTTTGCTCAGGAAACACTTGGCAACACGGTCATTCATTTAGATAAA GCTATGCAGAGAATGAGGGAGTTCGAGAGGCAGCTAGAACGCGAAACATCTAAAGATCCCGATGGAGCGAGTCCGAAAATGTCAAAACCGGACAAACTTAACACCAGCGACGGCCAACCTGCGCACGACGGAAACAGTGAAAGTTCCATCTCCGAAATATCT TATCCACGCATCGACACACAACAGCTCGATTCAGAGATCAAAGCAATCATGACCGAAGTGATACCGGTTTTGAAGCAACATCAGGACGACCTGTGCGAGGCCAGCTTACTTTCGTATATTCGACAACTCGTTTTGTACAGCATCAAAGAAGACGATCAAATGGAATTCTCGCGATTCTTCCGCAAACAACTGAACAAAGCATTGATGGATATCTTACACAGATTTGAAGGACGCCG ATTGCGTGAATGTAGCGAGGACATTTTAGTCGATATGTCGGAGATTCTGTTTAACGAACTGGCATTCTTTCGCTTGATGCAGACTATGGACGATCCAACTATCAAATCTATTCCAGGAATTCCCAGCTGGAAACca GAATCGGAAACTACAACTGAAGCTAGCGCTGCTGAAGGGCAAGATGACCCTAAGCCGGCGGCGGACGGAAGTGATGATAAAGATCGCGATGATGTGGATGAAGAGGGAACAAGTGATGCAgtcgatgaagatgatgatatcGGAGCAGTTATCAGCGTTACTCAAAGCGACGAGGAAGATCTAGGAAAG GCTCGTGATGACGACATGGCGAGAACGATTGATATAACCGAAAAGGACGGTGAAAGCGAACGAACATCACCGGTGAAAATAGAACTAGCAGTCAGTGAAACTATACCTTACACTCG GATTGGTAGTGATGaggatgatgaagatgacgacgacgatgagaGCGCCGCCAGCGCGGGTGACCCGGCGGAGACTGCCGTGTCGCGAGCCGCGCAAGAGGAACGCCAGGCGGCCGATGAAAAAGAGGAGAAAGACACCGATTACGAGAAAGATATCGACGAACAGGAAGAGCGAGAGAATGCTGGTTTAAACGGCGATGAAATCACGGTTGATGATTTGCCTCCGATGCTGTTCAATAACAACAAGCaa TCTGAGATTCAGAAACAAATGGAGGCCCAAGAACAGGAAACAGACTCAACGGTGGCCGTTATAAGCATTATAGATGATATGATTCCTGCGGGTGAGGCCGAACTGATCGGTGATGGAAATGCAGCTCCCGAACCTCCAGGTCATTATTTCTTCGGTACTAAATTATAG